In Ignavibacteria bacterium, the genomic stretch TTTTGTTGCTGTTGAGCTTGTTCCATTTCTTCAGGTTTGGAACAGAGACGTGGAACTTATCGGCAATGTTGCCTATGGCATCGCCCTGCTTAATCTTGTAATAATTCAGCGTAGCTGATGCCTTGCTGGTGTTGTCACCTAAGGCAGTCGTGGTCTCGTTGCCTAAGATTTTAAGGCTCTTCCCGGCTGTCAGCTTCTTCGATGTAAGCTTATTCCACTTCTGAAGCTGTCTTACAGAAACTCCGAACCTGTCGGCAATCTCACCAATTGTGTCACCGCGTCTTACCTTGTATCTTGTCAGGCCGCTTCTTTTATAGTTGCTCTTCTGATTCGGTGAAAGATAAGGGCTGTTGCTCTCGGCAAGTATCTTAAGCCTTGTACCGCCGTTAATTCTGTTCTTGTGCAGGCTGTTCCACTGCTTTATCTGTGAAATGGTAACGTTGTACCTTGAAGAAATTGATGCAAGCGTCTCACCGCGTTTTACCTTGTGCGTTACCCACTTGGCATTATTCTTAATCTGCGTGTTCCTTAAGGATCTTTTCTCTACCTGTGTCTGGTTGTCCAGGCTGGCGTAATAATCCTTCTTGTCTTCAGGAACATAAATGCTCAGCGTCTGTCCTACGTGAATTGCTTCGGTGTAGGAGATGTTGTTCCAGTTTCTTAAGTCCGAGACCCTCACATTAAACAGGTCTGCAATTTCCGTAAGGTTATCACTTTTCTTAACACTGTACTGAACGAGAGCTTTTCCCTGAGGACGAATGACAACGTTAGACTGATCCTCTGTGTCATTGTCGGAGCTCTGGGAATCGTCTGAAGACTGATCTTCATCCTGCGACTGGTTGTTGTCTGCCAGGAGCTGATTATCAGCTACACTCTGGGTGTCGGCAGGAGCCTTTGTGTTAGCCGCAACCTGATTTTCCGGCTGGCTGGTTTTAACTGCCAGCTGAGTGTTTTCCTGATCTCTGACCTTCTGGCTTTGTACAGTATAGGGAGCGTCCGGGCTCTTCTCTTTATCTATAGCTGGTGCCGTATCGGTATTAACAACAAAATCTGTCTCGTTAAATCCTGCAACAGGGATCTTTAAGGCTACACCTTTCGGGAGCTTTGTCCTTGTTGAAATGTTATTAATTTTTGCAAGCTCGGTTGCGGAAATTCCGTATTTCTTTGCAACCTTGGTAACCGTCTCCCCTTTTTTCACGTAATAAAGTGTAAACTGTACCTTTGCATCATCAGGAATATTCTTGAAGTTGGCGGCAAACATATCCATTCTGCCCTTCGGAATCCTGAGCTGATATCCTCCCGGAAAATCCGGCGGCGTCGAGCGCTGTGTTAGTTCTGGGTTTAAGTCCTGCAACTCTTCTAAAGATACATTGGCGCATTTTGCCAGAACATTTAAGTCTATGCCTTCGGTAACTTTGTATGTATCGTATTCCAGGGGCTTTTCGAACATAACGTTGTTAAAGCCGTACTTGGCCGGATTGCTTGAAATAAGAGATACGGCAATAAACTGCGGCACATAGTCTTTTGTCTCGCGCGGCATATAATCCCTGATCTCCCAGAAAGAATGCTTACCCGTTCTGGTAACAATTCTTTTAATATTACCTTCGCCCCAGTTATAAGAGGCAAGCGCAAGATACCAGTCACCGAACATGTTATAGAGATTTCTTAAGTATTTTGCGGCCGCACGCGTGGCTTTCTCGGGATTTCTCCTTTCATCGAAATATATATCCGAATTAAGGCCATATAACCTGCCCGTCGAGCTCATGAACTGCCAGAGCCCAACGGCCTTTGCCCTGGACTTTGCAACCGGGTTAACACCGCTTTCAACCATGCTGAGGAATATGAGCTGTGTGGGCACTTTTTCCTCTGCAAAGATCTTTGCCATCATCGGGAAATACTTCCCCGAACGTGAAAGCCAGAGGTCCATGTACTTGCGCCATTTGCCCTGGAAAATTTCAATGTACTGATCAACATAACTGTTGACTTCCAGCGGGAAGTCGGCCACAATGACAACCTGATTCGACTTTTGTACTGCCTCTTCTTTGACTTTGATTTCGGGCATGCTCTTTTTCATCCATTCTTCCAAAGCCGCAAAAGAAACACCTTCAGGTAATTCCGATAAACCGTCAACGAACTTCTGATAATCATCGGTTATTGATTTTTCCAGCTGCGTGTAAGCTTCATTTTCGTCGATTTCAGGATAATAGCTTAAATTATTAAGAATGCGAAGGGCTGCTTCATAATAATTTATAGCCTCAGTAGTACTGTTGATCTCCTGTTTTGCCAGAGCGCTGACATAGTTCTGCCTCGCTTCTTCCAGCAATTCACTTACAATTACAGTTGGCTTAACCTTGATTTTTGTGTTGGTTGTTGAAGGTTTATCGTCACTACCTACTTTTGACAAGCTGCAAGATGAGGCAAAAAAGGACACACTTATCAAAAATAGAAATAGGACAACTTTTTTCATTCGTACTCCTTATCTAGTGAATTTGGGAACCAATTTAAATTCAAACACTTTTATTGTCAAGCTAAATATTGCCAATGCTTCCCCTTTTTTAAGTTAAAAAAAATATTTTAAATTCAAACAACTTTCTTCACAACGGTATGTTTGAATGCTTCTTCCTGGGATTTGCATCAACTTTAGTCTTTAAGAGCTGAAAAGCATTTATCAGCTTAATCTTTGTCTCGGCCGGAATAATCACATCATCTACGTATCCCCTCTCAGCTGCCACGTAGGGGTTTGCAAATTTTTCTATGTATTCTTCCAGCTTCTGAGCCGCTTTCTCAGCCGGGTTTTCCGACTCCGAAATCTCTTTCTTAAATATGATCTCAACCGCCCCTTTGGGCCCCATTACAGCAATCTCAGCCGAGGGCCAGGCATAGTTAAAATCACCCCTGACGTGCTTTGAGTTCATTACATCGTAAGCCCCGCCGTATGCTTTCCTCGTTATAACCGTAACTTTTGGCACTGTAGCCTCGCAGAAAGCAAAGAGAAGCTTTGCGCCGTGCTTTATTATGCCGTTCCATTCCTGCTCTGTCCCGGGTAGAAAACCCGGCACGTCCTCTAAAACCAGCAGCGGAATGTTAAATGCATCACAAAATCTTACAAACCTTGCGCCCTTTATTGAAGCCTGTATATCAAGCACTCCTGCAAGAACCCTTGGCTGATTGGCTACAATCCCTACGGCCATCCCGCCAATTCTGCCAAAGCCTACAATCAGATTCTCGGCAAAGTTCCTGTGAACTTCAAAAAAATCCTGGTTATCCACAAGAAGGTTAATTATTTCCTTCATGTCATATGGCCTGTTCGGATTATCAGGCACAATTTCGTTCAGCTTCGGTATCAAAAGCTCAGACTTAAAATCAAACTCCAGCTCCGGCGAAGTGTCCCTGTAATTTAAGGGTAAAAAGCTCATCAGCTTTCTTATACCTTCAAATATTTCCACCTCATTTTCCATGGCAAAATGAGCAACCCCGCTTTTTGCCGCATGCGTCTCTGCTCCGCCAAGGTCCTCAAAACTTACCTCCTCGTGCGTTACAGTCTTTACAACACTTGGCCCTGTTACAAACATGTGGCTTGTATGCTTGACCATGAAAATAAAATCCGTAATTGCAGGAGAATAAACCGCACCTCCTGCACATGGGCCTAAAATGGCCGATATCTGGGGTATTACACCCGAAGAAAGCGTATTCTTTAAGAATATTTCAGCATAGCCCCCAAGGCTTACAACACCTTCCTGAATCCTTGCCCCGCCTGAATCGTTAAGTCCAATGACCGGTATTCCAACTTTTAAGGCCAGATCCATGATCTTGCAGATCTTTTCAGCATGTGCCTCCGAAAGAGATCCGCCGAAAACCGTAAAATCCTGGCTGAAAAGCGCAACCGGGCGCCCTTCGATTTTGGCAAATCCTGTTACAACACCGTCACCCGGGTACTGCTGCTTATCAATGCCGAAATCCTTTGAGCGGTGTTTTACAAACATGTCAACTTCCTCAAACGACCCTTCATCCACCAGAAGCTCAATTCTCTCTCTTGCGGTCAGCTTCCCTTTTTCGTGCTGTGTCTGAATCTTGTCAGTCCCTCCCCCTAAAAGGGCCTGGGCCTTTAACTCTTTCAGTCTTTCAATTTTACCGTTCATTGCTCTCTTTCGGATTATCGTAAATTAATGTGTTTACTTAATATAATACCGTTTTTTTGCCCTAAAACTCAAATTACCGGCAAAAAATATTAACGGACTTCCGCATAAAAGAACGCTTCAATCTCCTGCTTTATTCTGTTATTATCCTCTTTTCTTAAATCGGCAGCCTCTGGAAGCCCGGTTTTCGCAAGGCTGAACTCTTTTACAATGCGCCCGGGCTTGCTTCCAAGAAGAAGTATCCTGTCTGACAAAAGCATAGCTTCAGTAACGTCGTTTGTAACGTAGAGTATGCCGGGCCCCTCGCGCCTTAAAATACCCCTTAAGAGGCCGTAATAGGCAATTTTTCTTTCCTGGTTCAGATCCCTTAAGGCGTCATCAATTAGAATTACCTTCGGATCTGATGCAAGCGCTCGCGCTAAGGAAATCCTGAACCTGAAGCCGGTGCTTTTGTTTGCCGGAATGTGGCTTTCATATCCATCCAGCCCCGTAAGACTTATTGCTTTTTTAATTGCTGCCTCACCGTTGCCGGTCCCTTCATTTATCCCTAGCCTTACGTTATCCCTGACGTTCAGCCACGGAAGCGAGGAGGCCCCGGTCGGTATAAGCGCCAGACTTACACCTTTATCCCTAAGCTGCGTAAATCTTACTGAACCTGAATCAGGATTTTCAACTCCCGCAAGGATCCTCAAAAGAGTGCTTTTACCCGAAGAGGATGCCCCGAGTAAAGTCACCAATTCCCCTTTTCTTACCTCCAGACTTACCTCCTGCAGTAGGTTTAAGACTGCACCCTCAGGATTGAGGAAAGTTTTGGATATTTTCTCTGCTTTTAATATTAAGCTGTCATCTGCCAATTACGTCTCCCAGGTTATTACTTTTCTTTTCAGGAGCTTTATTACTAAGCCGCCCAGGGCAGCTGCTAATGCCAGGATTATTGAAACTGCCGCAAGACCGGAGAGATCCATGAATGAAAGGGCCAGGCGGTAAATATTGCCCAGGCCCATGTAGCCTTTTATAAATTCGAACAAGGTTACAACAGTCCAAAGATAAATGTTAAGCCTCTCAAGCGAGTTAAATAAAGCCGGCTTAAGACTTATCCAGTAAATATTTTTATAAAGAAAGGAGTCCTCTTTTTTTAGGGCTATAAATGGCTCTGTGTAGGCACGGTTTACCTTTTGAACCCCAGAGTAGAAGATATTAAGGAGATAAACTAAGGATATTAAAAACGTAAGTAGGATCTCCGAGAGGTTTGAAACCGGGAACCAGTAGACGTGCAGAGTTAAAAATGAAATAGCCGTAAAGTACTTGAACAGCCTTATGGAGTCAGGGAAATATGTCCACCTTAAAAATGCTCCTGTAAGCTGGACTCTCAGAAGCCACACTGCCCCGTATGAAAGCACCATTGACATGTAAATCCCGGAAACCGTATAAAGAAGGTTTATCAGCAGGCTGTAGTGGACCTGAAGTGACGGAATAGCTTCAAGAACTAATGAGGGCTTGGGAAGAACCTTTCCGGCAGGTACAATAAACTCAAAGAGGATAATGTAGAGCAGAACGTATGCCGTAAACAAAGCATACTTTCTGAGGCTTCTTTTTTTTATAAAGTACTCACTCATTAAGTCCCCGGTCTATATTGTGAATTCTTCATATCCTTTGTCGGAATATATTGAATCAGGGTTTTTATGTCAAATAAATTTACGCCAAAAAAGGATTATTTGTCTTTTCATACCCAATGGTGCTTTTATCCCCGTGCCCCGGATAAATTACTGTGTCATCAGGAAGCATGAAGAGTTTTGTTTCAATTGAGTCTATCAGGCTTTCGTAACTTCCTCCCCAGAGGTCCGTCCGTCCTATTCCCTCACGGAAGAGAACGTCTCCGGTGATGCAGAAACTGTCATCCTTAAAGTAGAGGCAGTAGCCTCCCGGTGAATGCCCGGGCGTAAAAAGGAATTTCACCTCACGCCCTCCAAGCTCAAAGTAGAGGTCTTCCTTT encodes the following:
- a CDS encoding LysM peptidoglycan-binding domain-containing protein encodes the protein MKKVVLFLFLISVSFFASSCSLSKVGSDDKPSTTNTKIKVKPTVIVSELLEEARQNYVSALAKQEINSTTEAINYYEAALRILNNLSYYPEIDENEAYTQLEKSITDDYQKFVDGLSELPEGVSFAALEEWMKKSMPEIKVKEEAVQKSNQVVIVADFPLEVNSYVDQYIEIFQGKWRKYMDLWLSRSGKYFPMMAKIFAEEKVPTQLIFLSMVESGVNPVAKSRAKAVGLWQFMSSTGRLYGLNSDIYFDERRNPEKATRAAAKYLRNLYNMFGDWYLALASYNWGEGNIKRIVTRTGKHSFWEIRDYMPRETKDYVPQFIAVSLISSNPAKYGFNNVMFEKPLEYDTYKVTEGIDLNVLAKCANVSLEELQDLNPELTQRSTPPDFPGGYQLRIPKGRMDMFAANFKNIPDDAKVQFTLYYVKKGETVTKVAKKYGISATELAKINNISTRTKLPKGVALKIPVAGFNETDFVVNTDTAPAIDKEKSPDAPYTVQSQKVRDQENTQLAVKTSQPENQVAANTKAPADTQSVADNQLLADNNQSQDEDQSSDDSQSSDNDTEDQSNVVIRPQGKALVQYSVKKSDNLTEIADLFNVRVSDLRNWNNISYTEAIHVGQTLSIYVPEDKKDYYASLDNQTQVEKRSLRNTQIKNNAKWVTHKVKRGETLASISSRYNVTISQIKQWNSLHKNRINGGTRLKILAESNSPYLSPNQKSNYKRSGLTRYKVRRGDTIGEIADRFGVSVRQLQKWNKLTSKKLTAGKSLKILGNETTTALGDNTSKASATLNYYKIKQGDAIGNIADKFHVSVPNLKKWNKLNSNKITAGKTLKIYSDEGEQYASADTRSLKRSKAVLDDNNESSSSSAGEHVVKSGETLGHIAELYGVRASDLRKWNHISGNKIVAGDKLKINSSKKGSKLNQEKKTSTKKELAETKVTSGKKGSAKKELEETKLTSNKKLNKKELAETKKSKGNKAQTHKVKKGETLYTIAQKYDMDVQDLKKMNKIKGNKLSVGQKLKVDD
- a CDS encoding ATP-binding cassette domain-containing protein, which gives rise to MADDSLILKAEKISKTFLNPEGAVLNLLQEVSLEVRKGELVTLLGASSSGKSTLLRILAGVENPDSGSVRFTQLRDKGVSLALIPTGASSLPWLNVRDNVRLGINEGTGNGEAAIKKAISLTGLDGYESHIPANKSTGFRFRISLARALASDPKVILIDDALRDLNQERKIAYYGLLRGILRREGPGILYVTNDVTEAMLLSDRILLLGSKPGRIVKEFSLAKTGLPEAADLRKEDNNRIKQEIEAFFYAEVR
- a CDS encoding acyl-CoA carboxylase subunit beta → MNGKIERLKELKAQALLGGGTDKIQTQHEKGKLTARERIELLVDEGSFEEVDMFVKHRSKDFGIDKQQYPGDGVVTGFAKIEGRPVALFSQDFTVFGGSLSEAHAEKICKIMDLALKVGIPVIGLNDSGGARIQEGVVSLGGYAEIFLKNTLSSGVIPQISAILGPCAGGAVYSPAITDFIFMVKHTSHMFVTGPSVVKTVTHEEVSFEDLGGAETHAAKSGVAHFAMENEVEIFEGIRKLMSFLPLNYRDTSPELEFDFKSELLIPKLNEIVPDNPNRPYDMKEIINLLVDNQDFFEVHRNFAENLIVGFGRIGGMAVGIVANQPRVLAGVLDIQASIKGARFVRFCDAFNIPLLVLEDVPGFLPGTEQEWNGIIKHGAKLLFAFCEATVPKVTVITRKAYGGAYDVMNSKHVRGDFNYAWPSAEIAVMGPKGAVEIIFKKEISESENPAEKAAQKLEEYIEKFANPYVAAERGYVDDVIIPAETKIKLINAFQLLKTKVDANPRKKHSNIPL